A genomic window from Carassius carassius chromosome 29, fCarCar2.1, whole genome shotgun sequence includes:
- the LOC132109374 gene encoding tripartite motif-containing protein 16-like — MAEARVSQDEFLCPLCLDLLKDPVAIPCGHSYCKSCITVCWDQEDQKRVYSCPQCRQTFSPRPALARNTMLAEVVEKLKKTRLSDDCYAGAGDVQCDVCTGRKYKAVKSCLVCQESYCQAHFDRHEEFHSHKPHKVTDATELLQEMICQKHEKILEVFCHTDQKCICVLCTMDEHKNHDTVSAAAQRTEKQKQLKEKQKSFQQRIQQREKDLQQLRETVESHKRSAQTAVEDSERIFTELIRSIERSRSELIQLIRDQEKTAVSRAEERLERLEQEINDLRRRDAKLEQLSHTQDHIQFLQSFQSLSAPPESTDVNDDPFSSLFSFDDLRESVCQLRDKLEDFCKEDLKKISDRVTFTNIVFRTRNVFLRDSHQLTLDLNTVNKCLRLSESNRVITNTGTDQPYPDHADRFDGWSQMLCRESVCGRCYWEIEWSGDYGVFISVSYKSISRKGDGDECGFGGNDQSWSLFCSPSSYSFIHKNKWTDLSVKSISSRIGVFVDHSAGTLSFYSVSDTMSLIHTVQTTFTQTLYPGFYIGSGSSVKLLMNQNKLMINSTHNALSCMMNQ, encoded by the exons ATGGCAGAAGCCAGAGTTTCTCAGGATGAGTTCTTGTGTCCACTTTGTCTGGATCTCCTGAAGGATCCAGTGGCTATTccctgtggacacagttactgtaagagCTGTATTACAGTCTGCTGGGATCAGGAGGATCAGAAGAGAGTCTACAGCTgtcctcagtgcagacagaccttcagtccaagacctgctttagctagaaacaccatgctggctgaagtggtggagaaactgaagaagacCAGACTCTCTGATGACTGTTACGCTGGAGCTGGAGATGTGCAATGTGACGTCTGTACTGGAAGAAAATACAAAGCCGTCAAGTCCTGTCTGGTGTGTCAGGAATCATACTGTCAAGCTCATTTTGATCGTCATGAGGAGTTTCATTCGCATAAGCCACACAAGGTGACTGATGCCACTGAACTACTGCAGGAGATGATCTGCCAGAAACATGAGAAGATCCTCGAGGTTTTCTGTCACACTGACCAGAAATGTATATGTGTGCTGTGTACGATGGATGAACATAAGAACCATGACACTGTTTCAGCTGCAGCACAGAGGACAGAGAAACAG AAGCAGCTGAAGGAGAAGCAGAAGTCGTTCCAGCAGAgaatccagcagagagagaaagatcttcagcagctgagagagactgtggagtctcataag cgctctgcacagacagcagtggaggacagtgagaggatctttactgagctcatccgctccattgagagaagCCGCTCTGAGCTGATTCaactgatcagagatcaggaaaagactgcagtgagtcgagctgaagaacgactggagcgactggagcaggagatcaatgatctgaggaggagagacgctaagctggagcagctttcacacacacaggatcacaTCCAGTTCCTGCAG agtttccagtctctctcAGCACCTCCTGAATCTACAGATGTAAATGATGATcccttcagttctctcttctctTTTGATGATCTGAGAGAATCTGTCTGTCAGCTGAGAGACAAACTGGAGGATTTCTGCAAAGAGGATCTCaagaagatctcagacagag TCACATTCACCAACATTGTTTTCCGGACCAGGAATGTCTTCCTACGAG ATTCCCATCAGCTCACTCTGGATCTGAACACAGTGAATAAATGCCTCCGTCTCTCTGAGAGTAACAGAGTGATTACTAACACTGGCACAGATCAACCATATCCTGATCATGCAGACCGATTTGATGGTTGGTCACAGatgttgtgtagagagagtgtgtgtggacgctgttactgggagattgAATGGAGTGGAGATTATGGTGTGtttatatcagtgtcatataagagcatcagCAGGAAGGGAGATGGTGATGAGTGTGGGTTTGGAGGtaatgatcagtcctggagtttgTTCTGCTCTCCCTCCAGTTACTCATtcatacacaaaaacaaatggaCTGATCTCTCTGTGAAGTCCATCAGCAGTAGaataggagtgtttgtggatcacagtgcaggaactctgtccttctacagcgtctctgacacaatgagcctcatccacacagtccagaccacattcactcagacGCTCTATCCTGGGTTTTATATTGGTTCTGGATCATCAGTGAAACTGTTGATGAATCAAAATAAATTGATGATAAATTCTACCCATAATGCTTTGAGCTGCATGATGAATCAGTAA